One Ostrea edulis chromosome 2, xbOstEdul1.1, whole genome shotgun sequence genomic region harbors:
- the LOC125681513 gene encoding tetraspanin-1-like — translation MGMSCGAKFGKVFLIIINTILFLLGMFMLIVGVLKKLNVKVMELETNSATSKLNEHGVLSDNIAITLIVIGTFIALVAGVGQYGACSENRCMLITYAIFVLLLFLIKLTAITLWIALREEVEEFMKMAMLNSLKANYINDTLSSDNEISNMWNTMFVTSDCCGVNPVTGNHTDFKITPWCKETIKCNLPRTCCEDVDADNYTLASVNCTSSMSGYKTMGCFDAFKDGINSNSTLIIAVGIPILTIEFLAVIFAFLLCNQSE, via the exons ATGGGCATGTCTTGTGGAGCAAAGTTCGGGAAGGTTTTCCTGATCATTATTAACACGATACTTTTC CTGCTTGGAATGTTTATGTTGATTGTGGGAGTATTGAAGAAACTTAATGTAAAGGTCATGGAGTTAGAAACAAACTCAGCGACCTCCAAGCTGAATGAACACGGAGTCCTGTCAGACAATATCGCGATCACCCTCATAGTTATCGGCACGTTCATTGCCCTCGTCGCTGGAGTGGGTCAATATGGCGCTTGCTCAGAAAACAGATGTATGCTCATCACG taCGCCATTTTCGTTCTATTGTTGTTCCTCATTAAATTAACTGCCATAACCTTGTGGATCGCATTGAGGGAAGAG GTGGAAGAATTCATGAAAATGGCGATGCTGAACTCTCTGAAAGCCAATTATATAAACGACACTCTAAGcagtgataatgaaatatcgaaCATGTGGAATACAATGTTTGTGACT TCAGATTGTTGTGGTGTAAATCCGGTCACAGGGAATCACACGGACTTCAAGATAACCCCTTGGTGCAAAGAAACGATTAAATGCAATCTTCCCAGGACATGCTGTGAGGATGTGGATGCTGACAACTATACTCTAGCTTCTGTAAACTGCACCTCGTCCATGAGTGGTTACAAAACAATG GGATGTTTTGATGCTTTTAAAGATGGTATAAACTCTAACTCCACTCTGATTATTGCTGTTGGGATCCCGATTCTTACCATTGAG TTCCTTGCTGTGATATTTGCTTTCCTACTCTGCAACCAGAGTGAGTAG
- the LOC125681514 gene encoding tetraspanin-1-like, with the protein MIGGVMLGRVFLISINTMLFILGVSITTAGILIKLNVKSMELEMNSTTTTLYEPGILTDDVAIFFIVPGVVLVLVAEFGLLGAYTRCRWMLITYANILLILLIVKIAVLALWISMTEKMEELIKMEMLKSLKANYINDTLNSNNEISNLWNNMFLTSDCCAVNPVTGNHTDFKETPWCKETIKCNLPRTCCEDVDADNYTLASVNCTSSMSGYKTMGCYDVMLDQVKSYSALIFAVVSSVLVIELMAIVFAYQIC; encoded by the exons ATGATCGGTGGAGTAATGTTGGGAAGGGTTTTCCTGATCAGTATTAACACGATGCTTTTC ATCCTTGGGGTGAGCATAACGACAGCGGGAATTTTAATAAAACTTAATGTAAAAAGCATGGAGTTAGAAATGAACTCCACTACCACAACGCTGTATGAACCCGGAATCCTGACAGACGATGTGGCCATCTTTTTCATAGTTCCCGGAGTGGTCCTTGTCCTTGTCGCTGAATTTGGTCTACTCGGCGCTTACACTCGATGCAGATGGATGCTAATCACG tATGCCAATATTCTTCTAATTTTACTCATCGTGAAAATAGCTGTCCTGGCCTTGTGGATCTCTATGACGGAAAAG ATGGAAGAATTGATTAAAATGGAGATGCTGAAATCCCTAAAAGCCAATTACATAAATGACACTCTAAatagtaataatgaaatatcgaaCTTGTGGAACAACATGTTTCTGACT TCAGATTGCTGTGCTGTAAATCCGGTCACAGGGAATCACACGGACTTCAAGGAAACCCCTTGGTGCAAAGAAACGATTAAATGCAATCTTCCCCGGACATGTTGTGAGGATGTGGATGCTGACAACTATACTCTAGCTTCTGTAAACTGTACTTCGTCCATGAGTGGTTACAAAACAATG GGATGCTATGATGTTATGCTAGATCAAGTGAAATCGTATTCTGCGCTTATATTTGCAGTTGTGAGTTCAGTTCTTGTCATTGAG CTAATGGCTATTGTATTTGCTTACCAAATCTGTTAA